The following coding sequences are from one Vulpes vulpes isolate BD-2025 chromosome 12, VulVul3, whole genome shotgun sequence window:
- the CD3G gene encoding T-cell surface glycoprotein CD3 gamma chain: protein MELGKHLAGLILAVTLLQGVTAQKEQGFPVIKVDGNREDGSVLLICDSQNKDIKWFEDGKERTLPKKDKKTLDLGSSMKDPQGIYQCQVAKNISKPLQVYYRMCQNCIELNAGTITGFVFAEIISIFFLAVGVYFIAGQDGVRQSRASDKQTLLSNDQLYQPLRDRENDQYGHLQGKRLRKN from the exons ATGGAGCTGGGGAAGCATCTGGCTGGCCTCATTTTGGCTGTCACTCTTCTTCAAG GTGTTACAGCCCAGAAGGAACAAG GATTTCCCGTGATAAAAGTAGATGGCAATCGAGAAGATGGTTCGGTACTTCTGATTTGTGACTCACAAAACAAAGATATCAAATGGTTTGAAGACGGGAAGGAAAGAACTTTaccaaagaaagataaaaagacgTTGGATCTGGGAAGTAGTATGAAGGACCCTCAAGGGATATATCAGTGTCAAGTAGCAAAGAACATTTCAAAGCCACTCCAAGTATATTACAGAA TGTGTCAGAACTGCATTGAGCTGAATGCAGGCACTATAACCGGCTTTGTCTTCGCTGAAATCATCAGCATTTTCTTCCTTGCTGTTGGGGTCTACTTCATTGCTGGACAGGATGGAGTTCGCCAGTCAAGAG CCtcagacaagcagactctgttgtCCAATGACCAACTTTACCAG CCCCTCAGGGATCGAGAAAATGACCAATATGGCCACCTTCAAGGAAAGCGACTGAGGAAAAATTGA
- the CD3E gene encoding T-cell surface glycoprotein CD3 epsilon chain isoform X2 → MRKGDELTSISPEKRFKVSISGTEVVVTCPDVFGYDNIKWEKNDNLVEGASNRELSQKEFSEMDDSGYYACYADSVKEKSYLYLRARVCANCIEVNRMAVVTIIVADICLTLGLLLMVYYWSKTRKANAKPVMRGTGAGSKPRGQNKEKPPPVPNPDYEPIRKGQQDLYSGLNQRGI, encoded by the exons ATGAGAAAAGGTG ATGAATTGACAAGTATATCTCCAGAGAAAC GGTTTAAGGTCTCCATCTCTGGAACCGAGGTAGTGGTGACATGCCCTGATGTTTTTGGATATGAtaatataaaatgggaaaaaaatgataacctTGTGGAAGGTGCTAGTAACAGAGAGCTATCTCAGAAGGAGTTTTCAGAAATGGACGACAGTGGTTATTATGCCTGCTATGCAGATTCCGTAAAGGAGAAGAGCTATCTCTACCTGAGAGCAAGAG TGTGTGCAAACTGCATAGAGGTGAATCGGATGGCAGTGGTCACAATCATCGTAGCTGACATCTGCCTTACTCTGGGGTTGCTGCTGATGGTGTATTACTGGAGCAAGACTAGAAAGGCCAATGCCAAGCCTGTGATGAGAGGAACAGGTGCCGGCAGCAAGCCCAGGG gACAAAACAAGGAGAAGCCACCACCTGTTCCCAATCCAGACTATGAG CCCATCCGGAAAGGCCAGCAAGACCTGTATTCTGGCCTGAATCAGAGAGGCATCTGA
- the CD3D gene encoding T-cell surface glycoprotein CD3 delta chain, producing the protein MEHCRFLAGLILAVLLSRVSPFKVSVEELEDRVFLTCNTSVLRIEGTMGIQLPRSRTLDLGKRILDPRGIYRCNATEEQSDKTPYMQVYYRMCQNCVELDSATLAGIVITDIIATLLLALGVYCFAGHETGRSSKSADTQILLENDQLYQPLRDQNDAQYSHLGENWPRKK; encoded by the exons ATGGAACACTGCAGGTTTCTGGCTGGCCTGATCCTGGCTGTCCTCCTCTCCCGAG TGAGCCCCTTCAAGGTATCTGTGGAGGAACTTGAGGACAGAGTGTTCCTGACTTGCAACACCAGTGTCCTAAGGATAGAGGGAACTATGGGAATACAACTCCCACGCAGTAGAACTCTGGACTTGGGGAAACGCATCCTGGATCCACGAGGAATATATCGGTGCAATGCGACAGAAGAACAATCCGACAAAACACCTTATATGCAAGTATATTATCGAA TGTGTCAGAACTGTGTGGAGCTGGACTCAGCTACCCTGGCTGGCATCGTCATCACTGACATAATCGCCACTCTGCTCCTTGCTTTGGGAGTCTATTGCTTTGCTGGACACGAGACTGGAAGGTCCTCTAAGT CTGCTGACACTCAAATTCTGTTGGAAAATGACCAGCTCTATCAG CCCCTTCGAGATCAGAATGATGCTCAGTATAGTCATCTTGGTGAAAACTGGCCTCGGAAGAAGTGA
- the CD3E gene encoding T-cell surface glycoprotein CD3 epsilon chain isoform X1, whose product MQSGNLWRILGLCLLSVGAWGQDEDFKPDELTSISPEKRFKVSISGTEVVVTCPDVFGYDNIKWEKNDNLVEGASNRELSQKEFSEMDDSGYYACYADSVKEKSYLYLRARVCANCIEVNRMAVVTIIVADICLTLGLLLMVYYWSKTRKANAKPVMRGTGAGSKPRGQNKEKPPPVPNPDYEPIRKGQQDLYSGLNQRGI is encoded by the exons ATGCAGTCGGGGAACCTCTGGAGAATTCTGGGACTCTGTCTCTTATCAG ttgGTGCTTGGGGGCAGGACG aGGATTTCAAACCTG ATGAATTGACAAGTATATCTCCAGAGAAAC GGTTTAAGGTCTCCATCTCTGGAACCGAGGTAGTGGTGACATGCCCTGATGTTTTTGGATATGAtaatataaaatgggaaaaaaatgataacctTGTGGAAGGTGCTAGTAACAGAGAGCTATCTCAGAAGGAGTTTTCAGAAATGGACGACAGTGGTTATTATGCCTGCTATGCAGATTCCGTAAAGGAGAAGAGCTATCTCTACCTGAGAGCAAGAG TGTGTGCAAACTGCATAGAGGTGAATCGGATGGCAGTGGTCACAATCATCGTAGCTGACATCTGCCTTACTCTGGGGTTGCTGCTGATGGTGTATTACTGGAGCAAGACTAGAAAGGCCAATGCCAAGCCTGTGATGAGAGGAACAGGTGCCGGCAGCAAGCCCAGGG gACAAAACAAGGAGAAGCCACCACCTGTTCCCAATCCAGACTATGAG CCCATCCGGAAAGGCCAGCAAGACCTGTATTCTGGCCTGAATCAGAGAGGCATCTGA
- the CD3E gene encoding T-cell surface glycoprotein CD3 epsilon chain isoform X3 yields the protein MDELTSISPEKRFKVSISGTEVVVTCPDVFGYDNIKWEKNDNLVEGASNRELSQKEFSEMDDSGYYACYADSVKEKSYLYLRARVCANCIEVNRMAVVTIIVADICLTLGLLLMVYYWSKTRKANAKPVMRGTGAGSKPRGQNKEKPPPVPNPDYEPIRKGQQDLYSGLNQRGI from the exons ATGG ATGAATTGACAAGTATATCTCCAGAGAAAC GGTTTAAGGTCTCCATCTCTGGAACCGAGGTAGTGGTGACATGCCCTGATGTTTTTGGATATGAtaatataaaatgggaaaaaaatgataacctTGTGGAAGGTGCTAGTAACAGAGAGCTATCTCAGAAGGAGTTTTCAGAAATGGACGACAGTGGTTATTATGCCTGCTATGCAGATTCCGTAAAGGAGAAGAGCTATCTCTACCTGAGAGCAAGAG TGTGTGCAAACTGCATAGAGGTGAATCGGATGGCAGTGGTCACAATCATCGTAGCTGACATCTGCCTTACTCTGGGGTTGCTGCTGATGGTGTATTACTGGAGCAAGACTAGAAAGGCCAATGCCAAGCCTGTGATGAGAGGAACAGGTGCCGGCAGCAAGCCCAGGG gACAAAACAAGGAGAAGCCACCACCTGTTCCCAATCCAGACTATGAG CCCATCCGGAAAGGCCAGCAAGACCTGTATTCTGGCCTGAATCAGAGAGGCATCTGA